In a genomic window of Phyllostomus discolor isolate MPI-MPIP mPhyDis1 chromosome 5, mPhyDis1.pri.v3, whole genome shotgun sequence:
- the SMNDC1 gene encoding survival of motor neuron-related-splicing factor 30 isoform X1 codes for MSEDLAKQLASYKAQLQQVEAALSGNGENEDLLKLKKDLQEVIELTKDLLSTQPSETLTSSDCFASAQPTHSWKVGDKCMAIWSEDGQCYEAEIEEIDEENGTAAITFAGYGNAEVTPLLNLKPVEEGRKAKEDSGSKPMSKKEMIAQQREYKKKKALKKAQRIKELEQEREDQKVKWQQFNNRAYSKNKKGQVKRSIFASPESVTGKVGVGTCGIADKPMTQYQDTSKYNVRHLMPQ; via the exons ATGTCAGAGGATCTAGCAAAACAGCTGGCAAGCTACAAAGCTCAACTCCAGCAAGTTGAAGCTGCATTGTctggaaatggagaaaatgaagatttactaaaattaaagaaagatttaCAA gaAGTTATAGAATTAACCAAAGATCTTCTGTCAACTCAACCTTCAGAAACTCTTACAAGTTCAGACTGTTTTGCTTCTGCTCAGCCTACTCATTCATGGAAAGTAGGGGACAAGTGTATGGCAATCTGGAGTGAAGATGGACA GTGTTATGAAGCGGAGATCGAGGAGATAGATGAAGAAAACGGCACCGCTGCAATCACCTTTGCTGGCTATGGCAATGCTGAAGTGACTCCACTGCTGAACCTCAAGCCTgtagaagaaggaaggaaggcaaaggAGGACAGTGGCAGCAAACCCATGTCAAA AAAAGAAATGATTGCCCAGCAGCGtgaatataaaaagaagaaagctttgaaaaaagcacagagaataaaagaacttgagcaggagagagaggaccAGAAAGTGAAATGGCAGCAGTTTAACAACAGAGCCTATTCTAAGAACAAAAAAGGCCAG GTAAAGCGGAGTATTTTTGCTTCACCTGAGAGTGTAACTGGCAAAGTTGGAGTAGGAACTTGTGGAATTGCTGATAAACCTATGACACAGTATCAAGATACCTCTAAATATAATGTCAGGCATTTGATGCCTCAATAA
- the SMNDC1 gene encoding survival of motor neuron-related-splicing factor 30 isoform X2, with protein MEVIELTKDLLSTQPSETLTSSDCFASAQPTHSWKVGDKCMAIWSEDGQCYEAEIEEIDEENGTAAITFAGYGNAEVTPLLNLKPVEEGRKAKEDSGSKPMSKKEMIAQQREYKKKKALKKAQRIKELEQEREDQKVKWQQFNNRAYSKNKKGQVKRSIFASPESVTGKVGVGTCGIADKPMTQYQDTSKYNVRHLMPQ; from the exons ATG gaAGTTATAGAATTAACCAAAGATCTTCTGTCAACTCAACCTTCAGAAACTCTTACAAGTTCAGACTGTTTTGCTTCTGCTCAGCCTACTCATTCATGGAAAGTAGGGGACAAGTGTATGGCAATCTGGAGTGAAGATGGACA GTGTTATGAAGCGGAGATCGAGGAGATAGATGAAGAAAACGGCACCGCTGCAATCACCTTTGCTGGCTATGGCAATGCTGAAGTGACTCCACTGCTGAACCTCAAGCCTgtagaagaaggaaggaaggcaaaggAGGACAGTGGCAGCAAACCCATGTCAAA AAAAGAAATGATTGCCCAGCAGCGtgaatataaaaagaagaaagctttgaaaaaagcacagagaataaaagaacttgagcaggagagagaggaccAGAAAGTGAAATGGCAGCAGTTTAACAACAGAGCCTATTCTAAGAACAAAAAAGGCCAG GTAAAGCGGAGTATTTTTGCTTCACCTGAGAGTGTAACTGGCAAAGTTGGAGTAGGAACTTGTGGAATTGCTGATAAACCTATGACACAGTATCAAGATACCTCTAAATATAATGTCAGGCATTTGATGCCTCAATAA